In a single window of the Saccharothrix australiensis genome:
- a CDS encoding ABC transporter ATP-binding protein encodes MTVRARLRVTRDRFRLDLDLTVAPGEVVALLGPNGAGKTTALRALAGLLPLTAGHIDLDGVPWDEPPGAFVPPERRPIGVVFQDYLLFNHLTALENVAFGPRARGTRRAAARAIARDWLDRVGLAEHAHAKPRALSGGQAQRVALARALATGPRLLLLDEPLAALDASTRLAVRAELGRHLAGFAGHALVVTHDPLDAMVLADRLVIVEGGRAVQEGPPAEVARRPRTDYVAALVGLNLYRGEARGTTVTVAGGGVLTVAEPASGAVHLAFAPSAVSVHREPPGGSPRNAWRVTVAGVEQHGHTTRLRLDGAPPVLADITAATLADLRVRPGDVVWVALKATEIRTYPA; translated from the coding sequence GTGACGGTGCGCGCCCGGCTCCGCGTCACCCGCGACCGGTTCCGGCTGGACCTGGACCTGACCGTCGCGCCGGGCGAGGTCGTCGCCCTGCTCGGCCCCAACGGCGCGGGCAAGACCACGGCGCTGCGCGCGCTGGCCGGCCTCCTGCCGCTCACCGCCGGGCACATCGACCTGGACGGCGTGCCGTGGGACGAGCCGCCGGGCGCCTTCGTGCCGCCCGAGCGCCGCCCGATCGGCGTGGTGTTCCAGGACTACCTGCTGTTCAACCACCTGACGGCGCTGGAGAACGTCGCGTTCGGCCCGCGCGCCCGCGGCACGCGCCGCGCCGCCGCCCGCGCGATCGCCCGCGACTGGCTGGACCGCGTCGGTCTGGCGGAGCACGCGCACGCCAAGCCCCGCGCCCTGTCCGGCGGACAGGCGCAACGGGTGGCGCTCGCCCGCGCCCTCGCGACCGGCCCGCGCCTGCTGCTGCTCGACGAGCCGCTGGCCGCGCTGGACGCGAGCACCCGCCTCGCCGTGCGCGCCGAGCTGGGCCGCCACCTCGCCGGGTTCGCCGGCCACGCGCTGGTGGTCACCCACGACCCGCTGGACGCGATGGTGCTGGCCGACCGCCTGGTGATCGTCGAGGGCGGCCGCGCGGTGCAGGAGGGGCCGCCCGCCGAGGTGGCCCGCCGACCGCGCACGGACTACGTGGCCGCGCTGGTCGGGCTCAACCTGTACCGGGGCGAGGCGCGCGGCACGACCGTCACCGTGGCCGGCGGCGGCGTGCTGACCGTCGCCGAACCCGCGTCCGGCGCGGTGCACCTGGCGTTCGCGCCCAGCGCCGTCAGCGTCCACCGGGAGCCGCCCGGCGGCAGCCCGCGCAACGCGTGGCGGGTCACCGTGGCCGGCGTCGAGCAGCACGGGCACACCACCCGGCTCCGCCTGGACGGCGCGCCGCCCGTGCTGGCCGACATCACCGCGGCGACCCTGGCCGACCTGCGGGTGCGACCCGGCGACGTGGTGTGGGTGGCGCTCAAGGCCACCGAGATCCGCACCTATCCCGCCTGA
- a CDS encoding superoxide dismutase family protein codes for MKRFLPLLGATVALVATAGTATAFTPDEHASHEGHGRGGVVVTTGRFAPPESATNAFTYDTALIEPGSKVMVVAVPKRHSTKVQLSVYGLVPNRTYGSHAHQKPCGQLPADSGAHHQHVVDPVQPSVDPAYANPKNEIWLDFTTDARGRATVTTVVPWQFADRRAGSVVIHAEKTATEPGKAGTAGPRLGCATVKF; via the coding sequence GTGAAGCGTTTCCTCCCCCTGCTCGGTGCCACCGTGGCGCTCGTCGCCACCGCAGGCACCGCCACGGCGTTCACCCCGGACGAGCACGCCTCCCACGAGGGGCACGGTCGCGGCGGCGTCGTGGTGACCACCGGGCGGTTCGCGCCGCCCGAGAGCGCGACCAACGCGTTCACCTACGACACCGCGCTCATCGAGCCGGGCTCCAAGGTCATGGTGGTGGCGGTGCCCAAGCGGCACTCGACCAAGGTCCAGCTGAGCGTGTACGGGCTCGTGCCCAACCGCACCTACGGCTCGCACGCCCACCAGAAGCCGTGCGGGCAGCTGCCCGCCGACTCGGGCGCGCACCACCAGCACGTGGTCGACCCCGTCCAGCCGTCCGTCGACCCGGCGTACGCCAACCCGAAGAACGAGATCTGGCTCGACTTCACCACCGACGCGCGCGGGCGCGCCACGGTGACGACCGTGGTGCCGTGGCAGTTCGCCGACCGGCGCGCGGGGTCGGTCGTGATCCACGCCGAGAAGACCGCCACCGAGCCCGGCAAGGCGGGCACCGCCGGTCCGCGACTGGGCTGCGCGACCGTCAAGTTCTAG